A genomic stretch from Spongiibacter nanhainus includes:
- a CDS encoding NAD(P)H-hydrate dehydratase has translation MLPDRLNPRGVQLPRALFTAEQVRELDRQAIGSGIPGFELMTRAGRAAFTLIQQRWAHCTPIEVFCGGGNNGGDGYVVAALAAEAGIPVRVWALSDKLKGDALTAKVWAENSGVAITPWAGQSPAAGGIVVDAMLGTGLSGAVRARYAEAIAVINASPAPVIAVDIPSGLCSDTGRLLGEALRAQATMTFIGLKRGLFTGAAAEVVGELVFDDLQVPRDILDAMPPSALRTDYRDIALALSRRSPTAHKGRFGHVLVVGGDSGMAGAALLSASAAGRCGAGLVSCATRAAHIPALVAARPEVMAHAVDSGDALAPLLARASVVAAGPGLGQAEWGRVLLSAVLASDLPAVVDADALNLVASKQVDLGVEHAARIITPHPGEAARLLGGDVEEVQADRFAAARELNRRYGAVVLLKGAGTIVCDDSQLWVVGGGNPGMASGGMGDALTGVIAALLAQHLPPVGAARIGAAVHNLAADLAAADGQVGMLAGDVVANIRKAVNGITAVNGIEVASG, from the coding sequence GTGCTACCAGATCGACTGAATCCCCGGGGAGTGCAGTTGCCCCGGGCACTGTTCACTGCCGAGCAGGTTCGTGAGCTGGATCGGCAAGCCATCGGCAGCGGTATCCCCGGCTTTGAGCTAATGACCCGGGCCGGGCGAGCGGCCTTTACGCTGATTCAACAGCGCTGGGCACACTGCACGCCCATAGAGGTATTCTGCGGGGGCGGCAATAACGGTGGCGATGGCTATGTGGTGGCTGCATTGGCGGCAGAGGCAGGGATCCCGGTCAGGGTGTGGGCGCTGTCCGATAAACTAAAAGGAGATGCGCTGACCGCGAAAGTTTGGGCGGAAAACAGCGGTGTTGCGATTACTCCCTGGGCAGGCCAGTCACCTGCGGCGGGAGGCATCGTAGTGGATGCCATGTTGGGTACTGGCTTGAGTGGCGCGGTGCGCGCTCGTTATGCCGAGGCCATTGCCGTCATTAATGCCAGCCCGGCTCCGGTGATAGCGGTGGATATTCCCTCCGGCCTGTGCAGTGATACCGGTCGCTTGCTTGGCGAGGCTCTGCGGGCGCAGGCCACCATGACCTTTATTGGCCTAAAGCGAGGGCTGTTTACCGGTGCCGCCGCCGAGGTTGTGGGGGAACTTGTCTTTGACGATTTGCAGGTTCCCCGAGACATTCTAGATGCTATGCCGCCGTCAGCCTTGAGAACTGACTACAGGGATATTGCTCTGGCCCTGTCGCGGCGAAGCCCCACCGCCCATAAAGGCCGCTTTGGCCATGTACTGGTAGTGGGTGGCGATAGCGGTATGGCGGGTGCGGCACTGTTGTCGGCGTCCGCGGCAGGCCGCTGTGGGGCTGGACTAGTATCCTGCGCTACCCGTGCTGCCCATATTCCCGCTCTGGTAGCGGCGCGCCCCGAAGTCATGGCCCACGCTGTGGACAGTGGCGATGCGCTGGCACCACTGCTGGCGCGGGCCTCAGTGGTGGCTGCGGGGCCGGGGCTTGGTCAGGCCGAGTGGGGACGCGTATTGCTCAGTGCGGTGCTCGCTAGCGACTTACCCGCGGTGGTAGACGCCGACGCCCTCAATTTGGTGGCATCAAAGCAGGTTGACCTCGGCGTGGAGCACGCTGCGCGGATAATTACGCCTCACCCTGGCGAGGCAGCCCGGTTGTTGGGGGGCGATGTTGAGGAGGTTCAGGCTGACCGCTTTGCTGCGGCCCGAGAATTGAACCGGCGCTATGGTGCCGTGGTCTTGTTAAAGGGTGCGGGGACGATCGTTTGCGACGATTCGCAGCTTTGGGTCGTGGGGGGGGGCAACCCCGGTATGGCCAGCGGCGGCATGGGCGACGCGCTCACCGGTGTGATTGCAGCGCTGTTGGCTCAGCACCTGCCCCCGGTGGGGGCGGCGCGGATTGGCGCCGCAGTTCATAACTTGGCTGCCGATCTGGCTGCCGCCGACGGTCAGGTCGGCATGCTTGCCGGCGACGTGGTGGCCAATATCCGCAAAGCGGTAAATGGTATAACAGCGGTAAACGGTATAGAGGTCGCCAGTGGCTGA
- the queG gene encoding tRNA epoxyqueuosine(34) reductase QueG has product MPDPQQLAEQIKAWGEELGFAHIGISPAANDQHAQRLREWLDRDFHGEMHYMRDREALRSDPDALLPGTIRVISARMDYLTSASTGESEAALADPRKAYISRYALGRDYHKLIRKRLAALATRISEAAGGQHRAFVDSAPVLERGFAEQAGLGWIGKNSMLINSRAGSWFFLGEIYTDIPLPTDPPQQTGHCGTCRSCIDDCPTDAIVAPYQVDARRCISYLTIELKGAIPETLRPAMGNRVFGCDDCQLVCPWNKFAQASGEEDFRPRHNLDDSELLSLFMWTEQEFLDRTAGSAIRRIGYEGWLRNLAVGLGNAPYDEAIAAGLQRRRGEASELVGEHIDWALTQQQRKRDQLATDR; this is encoded by the coding sequence ATGCCTGATCCCCAGCAACTGGCCGAGCAAATCAAAGCCTGGGGCGAGGAGCTCGGCTTTGCACATATCGGTATTAGTCCAGCGGCCAATGATCAGCACGCCCAACGGCTTCGTGAATGGCTGGACCGGGACTTTCACGGTGAGATGCACTATATGCGTGACCGGGAAGCCCTGCGCAGCGACCCTGACGCCCTGCTCCCCGGCACCATTCGGGTTATCAGTGCCCGCATGGACTACCTGACTTCTGCCAGCACTGGTGAAAGCGAGGCAGCGTTGGCGGACCCCCGCAAAGCTTACATTTCCCGCTATGCCCTGGGTCGTGATTACCATAAATTGATTCGCAAGCGTTTGGCGGCACTGGCTACTCGCATTAGCGAAGCCGCGGGCGGGCAGCACCGGGCCTTTGTCGACAGCGCCCCGGTGCTGGAACGGGGCTTTGCCGAACAAGCGGGACTGGGCTGGATCGGCAAAAACAGCATGCTGATCAACAGCCGGGCGGGCTCGTGGTTTTTCCTCGGCGAGATATACACCGACATTCCGCTGCCCACCGACCCACCCCAGCAAACCGGCCACTGCGGTACTTGCCGTAGCTGTATCGACGACTGTCCTACCGACGCCATCGTCGCCCCCTACCAGGTGGATGCCCGGCGCTGTATCTCTTACCTTACGATCGAACTCAAAGGCGCCATTCCCGAAACGCTGCGCCCGGCTATGGGTAATCGCGTATTTGGCTGCGACGATTGCCAATTGGTCTGCCCCTGGAACAAATTTGCCCAAGCTTCCGGGGAAGAAGACTTTCGCCCCCGGCACAACCTGGACGACAGCGAACTGCTGAGCCTGTTTATGTGGACTGAACAAGAGTTTCTCGATCGCACCGCCGGCTCGGCCATACGTCGCATCGGCTATGAGGGCTGGTTGCGGAATCTGGCCGTGGGCCTGGGCAATGCGCCCTACGATGAAGCTATCGCCGCCGGCTTACAGCGGCGACGGGGGGAAGCCTCGGAACTGGTCGGGGAACATATCGATTGGGCGCTAACTCAGCAGCAACGCAAGCGGGACCAGCTCGCCACTGACCGCTAA
- the orn gene encoding oligoribonuclease, with amino-acid sequence MTKEMNLIWIDLEMTGLDTQNDHIIEIATVVTDGDLNIIDEGPVFAIHQSDDVLDAMDEWNTRQHEQSGLTKRVRDTCMTAEEAERLTLDFLRKHVDEGVSPMCGNSICQDRRFLAREMPKLEAYFHYRNLDVSTIKELARRWQPDLLDGVKKNGAHLALEDVKDSIEELKHYRAYFFKQ; translated from the coding sequence ATGACAAAAGAGATGAATCTGATCTGGATCGACCTGGAAATGACCGGATTGGACACCCAGAACGACCATATCATCGAGATTGCCACGGTGGTGACCGATGGTGACCTCAATATCATCGACGAGGGGCCGGTGTTTGCCATTCACCAAAGCGACGACGTTCTGGATGCAATGGATGAGTGGAACACCCGCCAGCACGAGCAGTCCGGCCTTACCAAGCGGGTTCGAGACACCTGTATGACCGCCGAGGAGGCGGAGCGTTTAACCCTGGATTTCTTGCGCAAGCATGTGGATGAAGGGGTGTCGCCAATGTGTGGCAACAGCATCTGCCAGGATCGCCGTTTCCTGGCCCGGGAGATGCCTAAGCTGGAAGCCTACTTCCACTACCGCAATTTGGATGTCAGCACCATCAAAGAACTGGCCCGGCGTTGGCAGCCGGACCTGCTGGATGGCGTGAAAAAAAATGGCGCCCACCTGGCCCTGGAAGACGTGAAAGACTCCATTGAAGAACTCAAGCACTACCGGGCCTACTTCTTCAAACAATAA
- the rsgA gene encoding small ribosomal subunit biogenesis GTPase RsgA, producing MSRRKISRQQRWRIEKVQAERAERAKRRDAQLDQNLSEGDLGELQPGLIVSHFGQQVEVEGDDGQRQRCHVRSHLDGLVTGDRVAWHAGNPTGVVTAREERRSLLSRPDSFGKLKPVAANIDRIVIVVASEPAAHANLIDRYLVASEHLGIPPLLLLNKSDLLSEDHPLHAVLARYRHIGYPVVTASTKVDHGLDTLKATLRDQISIFVGQSGVGKSSLVNSLLPGTETRVGALSDAAAKGRHTTTTARLFHFPEGGSLIDSPGIREFGLWNLDREAVTAGFIEFRPFIGRCRFRDCRHEQEPGCALQEAIDAGKIDDHRVASYRQIVNSLEE from the coding sequence ATGAGTCGACGTAAAATCAGCCGCCAGCAGCGTTGGCGCATTGAAAAAGTCCAGGCCGAGCGGGCCGAAAGGGCCAAGCGCCGCGACGCTCAGCTCGACCAGAACCTCAGCGAAGGGGACCTCGGCGAGTTGCAACCCGGGCTTATCGTCAGCCACTTTGGCCAGCAGGTCGAGGTGGAGGGGGACGACGGTCAACGACAGCGCTGCCACGTGCGCAGCCACCTGGATGGTCTGGTGACCGGCGATCGAGTCGCCTGGCACGCCGGCAACCCCACCGGCGTGGTCACCGCCCGGGAGGAGCGCCGCTCGCTGCTGAGCCGCCCCGATAGTTTCGGCAAACTCAAGCCGGTGGCGGCGAATATCGACCGTATTGTTATTGTGGTGGCCAGCGAGCCGGCCGCCCATGCCAACCTGATCGACCGCTATCTGGTTGCTTCCGAGCACCTTGGTATTCCGCCACTACTGCTGCTGAATAAATCCGACCTGCTGAGCGAGGATCACCCGCTTCACGCGGTGCTGGCGCGCTATCGGCATATCGGCTATCCAGTAGTCACGGCGTCCACCAAGGTGGATCACGGGCTGGACACCCTCAAAGCCACACTCAGGGACCAAATCAGCATATTTGTCGGCCAATCTGGGGTAGGCAAATCCTCATTGGTTAACTCCCTCCTGCCCGGCACCGAGACACGAGTTGGCGCGCTGTCCGATGCCGCCGCCAAGGGCCGCCACACCACCACCACCGCCCGATTGTTTCATTTCCCAGAAGGCGGCAGCCTGATCGACTCCCCCGGAATTCGTGAGTTTGGCCTGTGGAACCTGGACAGAGAGGCTGTCACCGCCGGTTTTATTGAATTCCGGCCTTTTATAGGCCGCTGCCGCTTTCGCGACTGCCGTCACGAACAGGAACCGGGCTGCGCCCTGCAAGAGGCCATCGACGCCGGCAAGATCGATGACCATCGGGTGGCCAGTTACCGGCAGATAGTGAACAGCCTGGAGGAGTGA
- a CDS encoding sulfurtransferase: MQDWPLLLEADQLDDHLKAHPDDPELLILDTSSADNYHKHHVPGAIHIPPARLQRGEKPAVGKLPSQEQLEALFSEVGLTPDKHVVAYDDEGGGWAGRLIWTLDVIGHTRYSYLNGGLQAWVNEGHPVETAPATATPSNVDIHIDSTVMADIESFLKLLGNSQLAIWDARSAEEYRGEKVLAKRGGHIPGAANLDWLELMDRDRNLRLKDLSTLQSMLNERGITADKTVITHCQSHHRSGLTYLVMKLLDYPHIKAYDGSWGEWGNREDTPVNTGDEP; encoded by the coding sequence ATGCAAGACTGGCCGCTGCTACTGGAAGCCGATCAACTGGACGATCACCTCAAGGCTCACCCAGATGATCCGGAGCTGCTGATTCTGGACACCAGCAGCGCCGATAACTATCACAAGCACCACGTGCCCGGCGCCATCCATATACCGCCCGCCCGCCTCCAGCGGGGCGAAAAGCCGGCAGTGGGCAAACTTCCCAGCCAAGAGCAGCTGGAGGCCCTGTTTTCTGAAGTGGGGCTCACCCCCGACAAACATGTGGTTGCCTACGACGATGAGGGCGGCGGCTGGGCCGGGCGACTGATCTGGACCCTGGATGTGATCGGTCACACCCGCTACTCCTATCTCAATGGCGGACTGCAGGCCTGGGTTAACGAGGGGCATCCGGTGGAAACCGCCCCCGCTACCGCCACCCCCAGCAATGTGGATATCCACATCGACAGCACCGTTATGGCCGATATCGAAAGCTTCCTGAAACTGCTGGGCAACAGCCAGCTGGCCATCTGGGATGCCCGCTCGGCGGAGGAGTATCGGGGAGAGAAAGTACTGGCCAAGCGTGGCGGCCACATCCCTGGCGCCGCTAACCTGGACTGGCTGGAGTTGATGGACAGGGACCGCAACCTACGCCTTAAGGACCTGTCTACCCTGCAATCTATGCTCAACGAGCGGGGCATTACCGCCGACAAAACGGTGATCACCCACTGCCAGAGCCACCACCGTTCCGGCCTGACCTATCTGGTGATGAAACTGTTGGACTACCCCCATATCAAAGCCTACGACGGCTCCTGGGGGGAATGGGGCAACCGCGAAGACACCCCTGTGAACACCGGCGACGAGCCGTAA
- the asd gene encoding archaetidylserine decarboxylase (Phosphatidylserine decarboxylase is synthesized as a single chain precursor. Generation of the pyruvoyl active site from a Ser is coupled to cleavage of a Gly-Ser bond between the larger (beta) and smaller (alpha chains). It is an integral membrane protein.), translated as MQAAFIALQHLLPQHLLSRLMGWLAECRWRWLKNLWISLWIKHFQVDMSEAESSDLDAYPNFNTFFTRALKEGARPLADGSDALLCPADGAISQLGRIGNGRIFQAKGRDYSLVELLGGDRSLAHTFDDGHFATIYLSPRDYHRVHMPVTGTLRSMHYIPGKLFSVNATTAARVPSLFARNERAVCIFEGDNGPFAMILVGAMIVAGIETVWDGQVAPPTRSVQVRHYPDQREIVLQRGEEMGRFKLGSTVILLFGRDQISWLESFQAGSPTRMGEALGQITSK; from the coding sequence GTGCAAGCTGCCTTTATAGCCCTGCAACACCTGCTGCCCCAACACCTGTTATCCCGCTTGATGGGGTGGCTGGCCGAATGCCGCTGGCGCTGGCTAAAGAACCTGTGGATCTCGCTGTGGATCAAGCACTTCCAGGTTGACATGTCGGAAGCCGAGAGCAGCGACCTGGACGCCTACCCCAATTTCAATACCTTTTTTACCCGTGCGCTCAAGGAAGGTGCCCGCCCCCTGGCCGATGGCAGTGATGCCCTGCTCTGTCCCGCCGACGGTGCCATCAGTCAGCTGGGACGCATCGGCAACGGCCGCATCTTTCAGGCCAAAGGTCGGGACTACAGCCTGGTGGAGTTACTGGGCGGCGACCGCTCCCTGGCACACACCTTTGACGACGGCCACTTTGCCACCATCTATCTGTCGCCCCGGGACTATCACCGGGTGCATATGCCGGTCACCGGCACCCTGCGCAGCATGCACTACATCCCCGGCAAGTTGTTCTCGGTAAATGCCACCACTGCCGCCAGAGTCCCCTCTTTGTTTGCCCGCAACGAGCGGGCGGTCTGTATTTTCGAGGGCGACAACGGCCCCTTCGCGATGATCTTAGTGGGAGCGATGATTGTGGCGGGCATCGAAACAGTGTGGGATGGCCAGGTGGCACCGCCAACTCGGTCAGTGCAGGTCAGACACTATCCCGACCAGCGGGAGATCGTATTGCAACGGGGCGAGGAAATGGGCCGCTTCAAGCTGGGCTCAACGGTGATTCTGCTGTTTGGCCGGGACCAGATCAGCTGGCTGGAATCCTTCCAGGCTGGCAGCCCAACCCGAATGGGAGAAGCGCTGGGCCAGATAACGTCAAAATGA
- the epmA gene encoding EF-P lysine aminoacylase EpmA → MSDWRPTASFDALGRRAALLMAVRQFFAQRGVMEVETPLLASAPVTDPHIEAIAARHPADNDTWLYLQTSPEFAMKRLVAAGSGPIYQICKAFRRGERGRRHNPEFTMLEWYRPDQSFDGLIDDVCAIVQLAAGADLAVIRRSYRDLFVEELELDPFAASLSELRNCAQHHLELSFDSEDRDTWLQLLMSAVVEPSLPADQITVVEDFPASQAALARVEDDASGHAVAKRFEVYYRGMELANGYDELRDAGELVRRIRADHSQRQQAGLSMPPIDRALLQAMQAGLPACVGVAMGFDRLAMLHCDATTIDEVIAFPLERV, encoded by the coding sequence TTGTCTGACTGGCGACCCACAGCCTCCTTTGATGCGCTGGGTCGCCGGGCCGCGCTGCTGATGGCCGTGCGGCAGTTTTTCGCTCAGCGGGGCGTGATGGAGGTGGAGACGCCATTGCTGGCCTCGGCCCCGGTGACGGACCCCCATATTGAAGCCATCGCCGCCCGCCATCCTGCCGATAACGACACTTGGCTGTATCTGCAGACTTCCCCTGAGTTTGCCATGAAGCGGCTGGTGGCCGCTGGCAGCGGCCCCATCTACCAGATCTGTAAGGCCTTTCGTCGCGGCGAGCGGGGGCGTCGCCACAACCCCGAATTTACCATGCTGGAGTGGTATCGGCCCGACCAGTCATTCGACGGGCTCATCGACGATGTCTGCGCCATCGTGCAACTGGCGGCCGGCGCGGACCTTGCCGTCATTCGCCGAAGTTACCGCGATCTTTTTGTTGAAGAGTTGGAGTTGGACCCGTTTGCGGCTTCGCTGTCCGAGTTGCGCAATTGTGCCCAGCACCACTTGGAGCTGAGCTTTGACAGCGAAGACCGGGATACCTGGCTGCAGCTATTGATGTCCGCGGTTGTGGAGCCATCGCTGCCCGCGGATCAGATTACCGTGGTTGAAGATTTCCCCGCCAGCCAGGCAGCACTGGCTCGGGTCGAAGACGATGCTAGTGGTCATGCTGTGGCGAAGCGCTTTGAGGTCTATTACCGGGGTATGGAGTTGGCTAACGGCTACGATGAGTTGCGGGACGCCGGTGAGTTAGTGCGCCGCATTCGTGCCGATCATTCACAACGGCAGCAGGCCGGGCTGTCCATGCCGCCGATTGATCGGGCGCTGTTGCAGGCTATGCAGGCGGGGTTGCCGGCCTGCGTGGGGGTGGCCATGGGCTTTGATCGCCTGGCCATGCTGCACTGCGACGCCACTACGATTGATGAGGTGATTGCCTTCCCTCTGGAGAGGGTTTAG
- the efp gene encoding elongation factor P codes for MANYSTNEFRSGLKVMLDGEPCSILDNEFVKPGKGQAFNRVKLRNLNTGRVWERTFKSGESLEGADVIDQDMEYLYNDGEFYHFMDPTTFDQVQADLKAVGDAASWLKEQDVCSVTLYNGAPISVTPPNFVELEIVETDPGLKGDTAQGGTKPAHLSTGAVVKVPLFISQGEVIRVDTRTGEYVSRVKS; via the coding sequence ATGGCCAACTATTCTACCAATGAATTCCGTTCCGGGCTGAAAGTCATGCTCGATGGTGAACCCTGTTCCATTCTCGATAACGAGTTTGTAAAGCCCGGCAAGGGTCAGGCATTTAACCGCGTTAAGCTGCGTAACCTCAATACCGGTCGGGTTTGGGAGCGTACCTTTAAGTCCGGTGAGTCCCTGGAGGGCGCGGACGTCATCGACCAAGATATGGAATACCTCTACAACGATGGTGAGTTCTACCACTTTATGGACCCCACCACCTTCGACCAGGTTCAGGCCGACCTCAAGGCCGTTGGCGACGCCGCCAGCTGGCTCAAAGAGCAGGACGTGTGCTCGGTTACCCTTTATAACGGTGCGCCCATTTCGGTAACGCCGCCGAATTTTGTCGAGCTGGAGATTGTCGAGACTGACCCGGGTCTAAAAGGCGACACGGCTCAGGGTGGCACCAAGCCGGCCCACCTCAGCACCGGTGCGGTGGTAAAAGTCCCGCTGTTTATCAGTCAGGGGGAAGTGATCCGGGTTGATACCCGCACTGGTGAGTACGTCAGCCGGGTGAAAAGCTAA
- the epmB gene encoding EF-P beta-lysylation protein EpmB, with product MIPVNTTILQTAGWQEQLRDMVRDGKELLQLLQLDPDAMPDISAALRQFPLRVPRHFVGKMRPGDWRDPLLLQVLPQKAENDLQPGFVDDPLGERHANPAPGLIHKYHGRVLMITTPACAVHCRYCFRRNFPYQDNNPSRAHWQQALDYISARPDIGEVILSGGDPLSASDDYLAELIARIAAIPHVHTLRLHSRLPVVLPARVTDSLLQVLTQHRMQTVLVIHSNHPNELDQDTATALQNLRRAGITLLNQSVLLKGINDDADTLATLSERLFQCHTLPYYLHLLDKVRGAGHFECSQQRAQQLRESLLVRLPGYLVPRLVREEAGASSKTPIAI from the coding sequence ATGATACCTGTTAACACAACAATTTTGCAGACTGCCGGCTGGCAGGAGCAATTACGCGATATGGTCCGCGATGGCAAGGAACTGTTGCAGCTGCTGCAACTGGACCCTGACGCCATGCCAGATATCTCCGCCGCTCTGCGCCAGTTTCCCCTGCGGGTGCCCAGGCACTTCGTCGGCAAGATGCGTCCTGGCGACTGGCGCGACCCCCTGCTGCTCCAGGTTTTGCCACAAAAGGCGGAAAACGACCTGCAGCCGGGCTTTGTTGACGACCCCCTTGGGGAGCGCCATGCTAACCCGGCACCGGGGCTGATCCACAAGTATCACGGCCGGGTATTGATGATTACCACTCCGGCTTGTGCGGTGCACTGCCGCTACTGCTTTCGGCGCAACTTCCCGTATCAGGACAACAACCCCAGCCGGGCACACTGGCAGCAGGCGTTGGATTACATCTCCGCCCGCCCGGATATTGGCGAGGTCATCCTCAGTGGTGGCGACCCGCTTTCCGCCAGCGACGACTACCTGGCAGAACTTATCGCGCGAATTGCGGCGATTCCCCATGTCCACACCCTCAGACTCCACAGCCGCCTGCCGGTAGTTTTACCGGCACGCGTGACCGACTCACTGCTGCAAGTATTGACGCAGCACCGGATGCAAACAGTGTTGGTCATTCACAGCAATCACCCCAACGAGCTGGACCAAGACACTGCCACTGCCCTCCAGAATTTGCGGCGGGCGGGGATTACCCTGCTCAATCAAAGTGTTCTTCTTAAAGGGATCAACGACGATGCCGATACACTGGCTACGCTAAGCGAGCGGCTGTTTCAGTGCCACACCTTGCCTTACTATCTACATTTGCTGGACAAAGTTCGCGGCGCCGGGCATTTTGAATGCAGTCAGCAGCGCGCACAGCAACTGCGTGAGTCACTGTTGGTCCGCCTACCAGGCTACCTGGTGCCTCGCCTGGTTAGAGAAGAGGCCGGCGCAAGCAGTAAAACGCCAATTGCGATATGA
- a CDS encoding EAL domain-containing protein — protein sequence MTRMHRIRTTNLLTIGLNDSQLEEVVSAFRRAGTIAHAQALEDGQQLRNILNDQNWDALVFFASGASLSLEQCCDTLRQSESDLPLIVLSEGASHGTIDPHVAAICRRDELTLLAHMTQREILARQTRHQLSATLAELEEAKQRQNLLLSDHQDPLIYIIDGMIIYANQAFCEKLGSDELDGFPIVDLIANRDQERLKSALKKQNSSSTSSRLELTLLHSDGSELTCMATCDNTRYEGEDCIQIALSDKDSQQIAGDTDPSTGLANRFHFNELLQEFLNTERNSNSSFLMLGLDRFEELRHGSGLIASEALLKEVADFVKTRLPAQHYGRLSDDILVAILHHVPADQALEQANDLLREVENHIFEFENQSLQCTLSVAVQSINHLTPPENAPLLENGFTCLESARLAGGNRVDICVRSRQQLGEEDSPSQLIESALSDQRLQLIYQPMINLSDAEGDHYEASLSIRDWQEGEATAGELMRAIEREPDNHKLDRWLIVEATKQLTVKRQTGEDVHLIINLSGNVFQDLEFCSWLGVAMKAAGLHGNALTLQFSEDSIGRALKPALDCCRELRALGVGVSVREFGRNKTAIKFLRHIMPALLKPGIRQSDPLENDMVREIVQSARTLNSRVVIPNVASAATLAMLWQIGPDFIQGSYVSEPLPEMDYEFASFS from the coding sequence ATGACCCGTATGCACCGCATTCGCACCACCAACTTGCTCACTATCGGCCTCAATGACTCGCAGCTTGAGGAAGTGGTCAGCGCTTTTCGACGAGCCGGTACCATAGCCCATGCCCAAGCGCTTGAAGATGGCCAGCAATTGCGCAACATCCTCAATGATCAGAACTGGGATGCCTTGGTGTTCTTTGCCAGCGGGGCCTCTCTCAGCCTAGAGCAATGCTGCGACACTCTCCGGCAAAGCGAGAGCGATCTGCCCCTGATCGTTTTGAGTGAAGGCGCCTCTCACGGCACCATCGACCCTCATGTGGCGGCCATTTGTCGCAGAGACGAGTTGACGCTGCTAGCCCACATGACGCAACGGGAAATTCTTGCCCGTCAAACTCGACATCAGCTCAGTGCCACCCTAGCCGAACTAGAGGAAGCGAAACAGCGCCAGAACTTGCTGCTGAGCGACCATCAAGACCCGCTGATTTATATCATCGACGGCATGATTATCTACGCCAACCAGGCCTTTTGTGAAAAGCTGGGCAGTGACGAACTGGATGGCTTCCCCATCGTTGACTTGATCGCCAACAGAGACCAGGAGAGATTAAAGTCCGCGCTGAAAAAACAGAATTCGAGCTCCACCAGCTCCCGTTTGGAGCTTACCCTGCTACACAGTGACGGCAGTGAGCTCACCTGTATGGCCACCTGCGACAATACCCGCTACGAGGGTGAAGATTGCATTCAGATTGCGCTGAGCGACAAAGACAGCCAGCAGATCGCCGGCGACACCGACCCAAGCACCGGGCTGGCCAACCGCTTCCACTTCAATGAACTACTGCAGGAGTTCCTCAATACAGAGCGCAACAGTAACAGCAGTTTTTTGATGCTGGGCCTGGATCGCTTCGAAGAGCTGCGCCACGGCAGTGGCCTGATCGCCAGCGAGGCACTGCTCAAAGAGGTGGCTGACTTTGTCAAAACGCGGCTCCCTGCACAGCACTACGGCCGGCTCAGCGACGATATACTGGTCGCGATATTGCACCATGTACCCGCTGATCAAGCCCTTGAACAGGCCAACGATTTGCTGCGAGAGGTCGAGAACCATATCTTTGAGTTCGAGAACCAATCCCTACAATGCACGTTGAGCGTGGCAGTCCAGTCAATCAACCACCTGACGCCACCTGAGAACGCTCCCCTGTTGGAAAATGGTTTTACCTGCCTGGAATCCGCTCGCCTTGCCGGCGGCAATCGCGTGGATATCTGTGTCCGAAGCCGACAGCAGCTGGGCGAAGAGGACTCCCCCTCACAGCTGATAGAAAGCGCGCTTTCTGACCAGCGCTTGCAGCTCATCTACCAACCCATGATTAACCTCAGCGATGCAGAGGGGGATCATTATGAGGCAAGCCTGAGCATTCGCGACTGGCAAGAAGGAGAAGCCACCGCCGGAGAGCTCATGCGGGCCATAGAGCGAGAGCCAGATAACCACAAACTGGATCGCTGGCTGATTGTGGAAGCGACCAAACAACTAACTGTAAAGCGGCAAACTGGTGAGGACGTGCACCTTATCATTAACCTGAGCGGCAATGTGTTCCAGGACCTAGAATTCTGCTCTTGGCTAGGGGTCGCCATGAAGGCCGCTGGACTGCATGGCAATGCACTGACACTGCAGTTTAGCGAGGACAGTATTGGCCGGGCACTAAAACCCGCACTGGATTGTTGCCGGGAGCTACGCGCACTGGGCGTCGGCGTGTCGGTGAGAGAGTTTGGTCGCAATAAAACCGCTATCAAGTTTTTGCGGCATATCATGCCCGCGCTGCTAAAACCGGGAATTCGTCAATCTGACCCACTGGAAAACGATATGGTCAGAGAAATCGTGCAAAGCGCACGCACCCTGAACAGTCGAGTGGTGATACCCAATGTCGCCAGCGCCGCGACATTGGCCATGCTGTGGCAAATTGGTCCAGACTTTATTCAGGGCAGCTATGTCAGCGAGCCGCTGCCTGAGATGGATTATGAGTTTGCCTCTTTCAGCTGA